The Ostrea edulis chromosome 1, xbOstEdul1.1, whole genome shotgun sequence genomic sequence CGGAGAACAGGACTGCGGATATGCCATTCCGGCATGCTGGAGAATCCCACGAAGACTCGCCTGTGCCAAAAGGGCAGATACGCACAACCACCGGATTCATGGTCCAAATGGTAGTCCAGGGAGTAAGACTTCAGGCAGTGGTAGACACTGGAGCGGAGGGAAGTGTGTTGTCCACCCAGGTCTATGAGGAGCTCGACCCCAAGCCTCCCATCAAGCAGCATGTGACCTTGGTCCAGGCAGGGGAAAATGCCAGGATGAGGGGCTTCATCATTGGCCCTGTGGCAGTTCGCCTTGGAGACACGGAACATAATGTCGACCTGTATGTGGCCCCCCTGCAGGACCAAATGCTGCTAGGTATGGAGTTTCTCCATCAGCAGAAGACTCACATAGATTTGGAGCATGGCACGATGACCTTGGGAGAGGAGAAGGTCCCTATGACGTTCAGACGCCCAGTAGGGGGACAGGAGGCCCAGGTTTCAGTAACGAAGTCTATCTGCCAGTGGGTCCCAGCTGCTTCAGTCGTCCTATGTCCTTGTTGTTTGGATAAGGAGTTGGAAGACTTTGTAGTTAGCCCTCAGATCAAGCAGACCTCGGACGTATTATCGGTGCCGCACACTTATGCTAGGGAGAGAACGTTGGTGACCAGCATTGTCAATGCCTCAGATGAGGAAGTGTCTAACTCCGGAGGCAGTGCGATCGGATCAGCCTTGGAGGCCGAACCATGGGTGCTGGCACCTGACTTGGTCGTTGAGAATGTGAACAGTGTGGACCCCCACACTGAGGCAGGGACTAAGCTCAGTACATTTACAGCAAGAGTTAAGATTGCCCCCTTAGCTTGCCCTGGAACTTGGTCAACTTCCAAGGAGGCCATATTGGATGGTGGGGGAGATTTCCCCCTTGAGCCGACCAACATTGCTGAGGAAATTAGTGTGGTTGAAGCTTCAGCTGTTGGCCTTACTCATTGTGCGCCCAGTGAAGGTGTTCAGGATGGTTACAACGGCCCTGTTAGCGAGGCGTCATGGAACTATGTCTCCCGAGAACTTCTCGGGTTCCCAGGTTGGACTCAAGGGGAGTTTGATTTCGAGACGGATCTTGTGGGACATGACTCATTCAGGATCCAAGTCCGACAGTTCAGAGGCATCAGGTTGCCTTGGCCCCCACCTGTATTTAGAGCTGGTGGGAGAATCTATAGATCCTTTTCAGTAATGGATGTGCGACCCAGGGCTCGCCCTTGCCCACACCGGTTGGGATTAGATTAGTCCCAGTCAGTTTTCTCTGGGGCATTTACCCGGACCTTTCCTGCCGGAACCCTTTCCGGCGTCCTCGGATAATTCATCCGAGGGGGCGTGTCGCGCCCACCTTGACCATTGGTTGGACCGTTTCTCCGTCCTTCAGaggaaacagggggggggggggggggggggggggggggagtgtagTATCTGGGGAGTCTTCCCCAGTACGATTTGCTTATCCCCGGATTGTGGAGGATCAACATCCGGCAGCACGAAGAGATTTCCCGCGGTTATGGTACAACAAGACCTACCCGAAGCTTAGAGACCGACAACAGGCAGAACAGTTAAAGACCCATTTTTAAGCCACCTCCCTTAAAAGTTACCTGGACAAGGATAAAAAACACACCGCTTGTCAATCATATAATAGACAATAGCTCAGGTCCTGATTGACAGCTTTAACCAAGCGAGTCACTTGGGTATCCGAGACCGTAACGTGTTGATAGCAATTAACGGCACGCGTATCAGCCCCTTTCATCTACCGCAAAGATAACTTCTCAGAGGAGAAATTAGCGGCAATTCGTGCTTTATTTGCTCATAGCGATTGGGAATGGGATCCAGAAAAGGAAGAAGAAGTTTCCGAAACAACATCAGCCTCCGTGCAGCTTCCTAATCCTATCATACCTCCTCTAGCATCATTGATAGAATGCCCGGATTGCCTCTGTCGGCCATGTGTTCTGTCAGAAAACAACAGACAATCTTGGTGGCCCGATCGACCAAAACCGGCATCCCGAAAAAACAGTCATGGCAgaaaaaatttatataaaaaattctgGACAATGCTTTGCCATCGAGGAGCCTGGAATGATGAGCGATATCAGGGGAAAAAATCCAGAGCCATACAAACGGATTTGAGACGAAAGCAGTTTGTGTGGCAGACTTACGGAACAAAGCGGGAAATCATGCCAAACTGTGTAATTCGTCAAGTCAGAGAGTGGTTGCCAAATGTAGATGGACAGCCTTACATGGGACATATGTGGCAGTGATTGAAGCCTAAACTtatttataatacaaaattttaaaaaaaaaaaaggttctACAGCAGGGGGGCCTCCACGTGGCTAGAACTGGAAACGTTGACTTATTGGgtgtatattgaatatatttgatTAATAAATTTCACTCTATACTTCAATGGCTAACGTCCCTGGaattaaatgtttacaaaaatatatatatatagaagggGGAGTACATATCATGATTTATACAAGTGACACTAGCCCCCTTCACACCCAATCTAATTGATTCTGGCATGGGGATTCCTCGTTCATTAGGTACTGTTTCAAGGTACACACTAGGGTTTcataacacccccaccccatccCGGTATTCCTGAGTCGGCATAATTATTCAGATTCTCATTGAGTTCACATCTTTCCATCAAGCGATTCCTATTATATGTTATGGATAATTTGTCCTCTACACCCAGAACGCCAAAGACTCCGGGTAGTGCACGGAAACGTTCCAGCTCATTCAAGTTAGAATTACCAGGGGATTCTACTGTGTCGCAGAGAATTAGGGAGAAAATCGCATTCGTGAAACAGAGATCCAGTAACAACTTAGCAAAGGACCAGCGTCTCAACAACGCAGATGTGATTGAACGGGCCCTGGACTTTCTTATTGAGAGGGATTGTTCCGAATCCAACGAAAGAGTAGATATTCCAAGATGTGATGGGaaacatgtttattttatgtGTACGGATAGTGCAGTTTCTCAACTTCTAAATTCAGTCAAACATCACCACGATACATGTCATTCCCGACTTGAATTCCGACCGGATCAGATTTTGATGTGTGGAACTGTAGCATCGTTTCAATTCAGTTGCAATTCTGGACACTCACTTTCGTGGAGTAGCTCTGTTTACCTGCAGAATGGAACTTTTCTGGCAAATGCCAGATGGATTCACTCATGCTATAGTACGGGGTTGCTTTCAAGACAGATAAACAGACTTCAAGATGGACTAGGATTTGTAACACCCACAACAAATCATGTGCGTGATCTGATGGCGAAATATACAGAGGCAGTCAAGCTTACTACAGACCGTGCATGTGACTCCGCACTTCAAGAGGAAATTGGACTATCTTATGAGAATGGTGGTGCGATAGCAATTTTGACCAATGCCCGTCATGGAGGTAGGAGAAATGCAAAAGATACGAACGTTGTGTGTATCGGCCAGGAGACGCACAAAGTTTTGAAAGAGCAACACATCACAAAAGAGGATGACCGGTGTACTCAAAGACATGAACTTCTAGGGACAAGGAAATTATACGAGTTCTCTGACAGCGAGATATCGTCTGTTGGTGGCCCAGTTACCATCCACATCCATGCCCATGACAGAAACACGAGCATTAATAAGTTTATTCGGGAGGAAAGACAAGACACTATCAATCAAAATGATACCTGGCATGCTGCGAAGTCCGTAGAGAAGCAAATGTGCAAAGTGGCCAAGGGTGCGCTGAAACACCACGGAAAGACTTGGCATGAACAGATTTCTGACAAAGTACACTCAGTAAGAACTCACGTGCAATACTCTATGAGAAACTGCGATTTAGATCCGTCAATATTACGATCACGACTAGACAACATCGTTCCGCACTACAAAAATGATCATGTGCACTGCCCACCCCAAAGTAGATGTAAAACAGACCCAAACTACGAGCCAAGCAAACTTATCCTCACGGATCCTGCTGCGGAGAAACTTCTAACAGACGCAATACATAGGTTCGTGGTGTATAAGTTTCCTGAAGATTTTGTGCACGCATTGGACACCTATTATGTTGAGTCATTCAATAATGTTCTCAACATGTTTCACGACAAAAGAACCCAGTTAGGAGATGATTCCTACAACATGAGAACGGGATTAGCCATTTGTCACTGGAACGAGAATGTTGACAGACAGTCCACCGGAACGTATCAGTATCCGACCGGGAAAACGAAGAGAATCCTTGGGCAAAGAACATTTCAGTACCGTGAGGATATCTGGAGACACTTTATCTACTCTTTGACAGTGTAGCATTAATGAAGataattttataacaaattccaATGGCTATAaactaatatacatatatgtgaaataaaataaaatatgtcatatttttatacatgtactctttATGAATTGAAGACTTATTTTTATTGTTCCTCAAGCacggacaggtagatttctaacGCGTCCTGTCTTTGTGTATTTCTCTGAGTGTCAcgggatatagcaattaacaccttggtagaccctggccactccaggtaaataacatctgtttagaatAGGccccgcctacattttcaccgaccgtacggtcatgagatgggtctttaagtCTGCGGGACCCATGTTTTATGTAGATACACAGTAATAAATACCATAGATACTTTAGGACACAGCCAGCCTGAGATTAGACCTGGTTATGATGTCACGCTGTTATTCTTTATATACTTTCACATCCGTTCACTTATTTTGCGAAACAAAAgataacaaaataaacaaatgtaACATATTTCGCTTAAACACACCCTTAAACCATAATTCTGATAAAAGTAAACAATCTGCTAACCTTGGATCCTCGAATTCCACGAAGCAAAATGGCGGACCGCGCCTTGTTTTTAAGTCCACAAACGTAATTCTCCcaaacttgtaaaataaatcCTCGATATCTCTGGCCCTAATGTCAGGTGGTAGATTTCCTACGTAAATTCGCTGGTCATTTCCTCTTGATGACATGATTTAACACACTATTCAATTCAATCGTCAATACCAAATAACGTCCTACTACCGTTTCAAGTCTTTTGTCCTTCGCAGCGTGTACATCAAAACGAGGCTTGTTGATTCATGTTTTAGATTATCGATCCCGATCCGATGTCTTTGGGTCTCGTTTCGaactaaactggttccccgctgattggtgtTACACACAAACAtgagagaagcgaggtcaacagggtaccagtttagttTAGAACATCCGGGAGACAAATTGATAGGTGCTAGGTGCCTGATATTTCTGGACCTAATCATAACGTGTTAACATGTTTCGGGACCTCAGATAAAATTCACTGGTGtctcaataaaattatttgaaacaaGAAACATTGGTTAAAAAAGCACCAAATTTATTAGTTCGAAATATCTTACGTTTTCCTggttttttatgattttgatatttaccgtccCAGGAAAACGTCAAAACTGGGGCCATTAGGTAAACTG encodes the following:
- the LOC130051924 gene encoding uncharacterized protein LOC130051924 — its product is MPFRHAGESHEDSPVPKGQIRTTTGFMVQMVVQGVRLQAVVDTGAEGSVLSTQVYEELDPKPPIKQHVTLVQAGENARMRGFIIGPVAVRLGDTEHNVDLYVAPLQDQMLLGMEFLHQQKTHIDLEHGTMTLGEEKVPMTFRRPVGGQEAQVSVTKSICQWVPAASVVLCPCCLDKELEDFVVSPQIKQTSDVLSVPHTYARERTLVTSIVNASDEEVSNSGGSAIGSALEAEPWVLAPDLVVENVNSVDPHTEAGTKLSTFTARVKIAPLACPGTWSTSKEAILDGGGDFPLEPTNIAEEISVVEASAVGLTHCAPSEGVQDGYNGPVSEASWNYVSRELLGFPGWTQGEFDFETDLVGHDSFRIQVRQFRGIRLPWPPPVFRAGGRIYRSFSVMDVRPRARPCPHRLGLD